The region AGTGGGCGCAATACAAGGAGCAGCGCTCCAACGTCTTCAAGAAGCTCATCAACCGACCCGACATCCCGCGCGGCGTGTACATGTACGGCGGGGTGGGGCGCGGCAAGAGCTTCCTCATGGACTGCTTCTTCACGGCTGTGCCCGTCGTGCGCAAGACACGCCTTCACTTTCACGAGTTCATGCGCGAAGTGCACCGCGAACTCGGGGAACTCCAGGGCACCGTGAACCCGCTGGATGCGCTGGGCGAGCGTATTGCCAAGCGCTACCGGTTGATCTGCTTCGACGAGTTCCACGTCGCGGACATCACCGACGCGATGATCCTGCATCGCCTGCTCGACGCGCTTTTCGACAACGGCGTGGGCTTCGTCACGACCTCGAACTTCAAGCCCGACGACCTCTATCCGAACGGCCTGCATCGCGACCGCCTGCTGCCCGCGATCGACCTGCTCAACGAGAAGCTGGAAGTCATCAGCGTGGACAACGGCGTCGACTATCGCGGGCGCATGATGGAGCAGGTGCAGCTCTACCATACGCCGCTCGGCCCCGAGGCGGACAAGGCGATGGACGAAGCCTTCACGCAACTCGCCGAATCCCGCGACGAAGACCCGGTGCTTCACATCGAAGCGCGCGAAATCCGCGCGCGGCGCAAGGCAGGCGGCGTCGTGTGGTTCGATTTCCGCACGCTGTGCGGCGGCCCGCGCTCGCAGAACGACTACCTGGAGATCGCGACGCAGTTCCACACCGTGCTGCTGTCCGACGTGCCGCACATGCCCGTGCGCATGGCGTCCGAGGCGCGACGCTTCACCTGGCTCGTGGACGTGCTGTACGACCGGCGCGTGAAGCTGATCATGTCGGCTGCCGTGCCGCCGGATGCGTTGTACACCGAGGGCCCCCTGGCCCACGAATTTCCCCGCACCATTTCGCGCCTGCACGAAATGCAATCCGCCGAGTTCCTGGCCCTGGAGCACCGCACCGTGGATACGCGCCTCACATGAAAAAGCTGGTCCTGCTCGCGACGCTCTGCTGCGCTGTCGCCGCGGCGGCGCAGGAAGACGCCGAAGTCACGGCACACCGTGCGCGGATCGCCGCCGATCGGTCGAAGGCCGAGGCCGAATTCGTCCAGCAGGAGAAGGCCTGTTACGGCAAGTTCGCCGTGAACGATTGCCTGAAGGAGGCCCGCGCGAAGCGGCGCGTGGTCATCGCGGACCTGCGCCGGCAGGAGATTTCCCTCAACGATTCGATCCGCAGGCGCCGCGGCGCCGAGCGGCAGCGCGAGAACGATGAACGCGCCGAGCTGGAAAGGCAACGCAAGGACCCGGCGGAGCGGGCGAAGGCGGCGCAGGCCCAGCGTGAAAAGGAAGTGCGTGGCGCCGGGAAAGCTGCCGAGCATCAGGACCGCGCCGCGGCTGCGGAAGCGCGGGCGTCGCAGGCGCGCGATGCGCAGCGCCGCAAGGAGGCGGATATGGCGCAGGCGCGTGCCCGGCTCGAGCAGGATGCCGCCGACAACAAGGCGCGTCGATTGAAGGCGGAGGCGGATGCCAGGGAGCGCAAGGCTGCGCTGGAAAAGCGGATCGCCGCCCGCAAGAAGCCCCCGGCGAGTTCCCTGCCCGTGCCGCCCTGACCGGGCTCAGGCCTCGAGCGGTTCCAGCTTGACGATCACCAGCGAGAGGTTGTCGCCGCCGCCCCGGCCGCGCGAACGCGCCTTCTCGATCAGGAATT is a window of Caenimonas aquaedulcis DNA encoding:
- the zapE gene encoding cell division protein ZapE, whose protein sequence is MSVKEQYDKELAQRGYVSDPAQLRAVAALDRCASEWAQYKEQRSNVFKKLINRPDIPRGVYMYGGVGRGKSFLMDCFFTAVPVVRKTRLHFHEFMREVHRELGELQGTVNPLDALGERIAKRYRLICFDEFHVADITDAMILHRLLDALFDNGVGFVTTSNFKPDDLYPNGLHRDRLLPAIDLLNEKLEVISVDNGVDYRGRMMEQVQLYHTPLGPEADKAMDEAFTQLAESRDEDPVLHIEAREIRARRKAGGVVWFDFRTLCGGPRSQNDYLEIATQFHTVLLSDVPHMPVRMASEARRFTWLVDVLYDRRVKLIMSAAVPPDALYTEGPLAHEFPRTISRLHEMQSAEFLALEHRTVDTRLT